GACCGGGCCGACCGGCGCGTCACCGCGGTCCTGCGCTACCTGGAGGGCACCGGGTCGAGGTAGCGAGGCCGTCTTCGCGGTCGGCACGGCCGGAACCTCGTGGAGCGTGCCGGCCCTCGGGGTCGTGCCACGACCCGTACCTGCATCGATGACACGCGCGGCAGAATTTTCTCGCCGCTGATCGACACGAGGCGACCACTGGGCGATACGCGGCCGACATGCCTTGGAATGCGGCATCTCACGTCGTTGCCCGACGCAAAATCCGCGCCGTGTCGGAAGACCTCGTCGAACTGCTCGTGCCGTACCGCCTGTGGGAGTTGGTCAGGCCGAAGTTGCCCGAGTGGAGGCAGAGGCGGCAGGGTGGCGGCACCAAGCCCAAGGATGACCGGGCGTCGCTGGCCGCGGTGATCTTCGTGCTGATCTCGGACTGCCCATGGCGTGAACTGCCGCCCGCGTTCGGGGTCTCGCGAGCCACCGCCCACCGCAGGTTCGCCGCGTGGACGGCGGCGGGGGTGTGGGATGCGCTGGAAGACCTCGAGGTGCCCGAGGACGGCTGGGACCTGGAGTGCGAGTGGCTCCACAAGGTGCGCCGTGCCGCCCGGCGCCGGCTCGGGGTGGTGGTGGACGTCGAATGGGCAGTGGAACGGTTCGGTTCGACTTGTCACTGCACCGTGGGGTGATCACATGAGACAACGCCGTTGATGATCACATTGGACCCGTCGGGAATCCGCGTCGACGGTCCCGGCCAGGAGTGGATCAACGGATTCAGGGAGGTTGCCCGTGGGCGGCGACAAGACCGACGACGACTGAACACCTCGGGCAACGCCCGGCGAGAGGTCGGGCGTTGCCTATTTCAGGTCCAGGCGGACGCCGAAGCGGTGGCGGGCGGGGACGTCGTGGGCGGTCACGGTGACCTGAACGCGACCCGTGTCGTTGGGCTTGACGGTCATGTCGTAGCCGCGGTCATCAGGCGTGAAGCCGATGGGCGCGGCGTACGTGTCCTCGTTCTTGGGAAGAATGATCACGTAGCGGACTTCGTCGGCGGGACGGGCGAAGCGCAGGAAGTAGTCATCCGGTTCTCTTTTGCGCATCAGAGGTTCGCACATGCCGGGCCAGTCGAGGTCGATCACGAGCCGCAGTTCGTCCCCGGCTTTCACGGGGGAAGCGAGGTGGGCGATCACCTCCAGCCTACCGTCGGCCAGCCACGTCTGCGTGGTGTCGCAACGAGGACCAGGTGCGGCCGCGCCCGTCAGGGTGCGGACCCGGCAGGTCACCTTGGTCCGCTGCCTCTCGGGCTGGTCCCAGGCCGGGCCGAACCGGAAGCGGAAGAAGTACGCCTCCTCAATCTCGACCCGAGCGCGGACGGTGACCGTTTCCACGGCGCCGCCCTTGTCGTCGATCACCGTGATGTCGTCCCAGTTCAGGTAGTGCAGCGGTCCACCGATCGCGCGTTGGATGAGGTCGCAGTACCGCGCTGTCAGCCGCCTGTCCCGGAGGTGGTCGGTCTCGCCGCGTCGGCGGTTGGCGACGAGCGTCGCGAACGTGGCGAGCACGCCGCCGACCGCCACCACCACGGCCGCCGCCTTGACCGCCGGGCCGCCGAAGACAGCGCTGAGCACCGCGCCGAAGGACAGCACCGCCAGCGTTGCCTCGACCAGCCCGATCAGGCCGACGCGCAGCACCTGCGCCTCGAACCACCCCACCAGTCCCCGCACGTGACACCCCTCCCGCGCCCGCGACACGGCGCGGGATCGCCGCGCTGAATTCGGAGGCACCGCAGATCGTCCATTGGTGGGCGCGACACGTCCATGCACGCGTTGCATGGAGTTCATGCGATTTCGTCGAGTGGTGGACTCGTCCGGACACGAGTCGTGGGAACCGCACGGGTGTCGAAAGCCGGCGCGGACGCGGAGCGCGCCTCCGACTGCTTCTTTCCGCCGATGCACCACCGCGGCGGTGGTGGCGTCCTCTTTCGTGAAGGCCTCCTTCCGCAGGGCCGCCGTCGCCACGATCACCGCGTCGCCCGGCAGCAACCGGCCACTCGTCGACTCCTGTCCGGTCGGACCGCGAGCGCCTGCGGCGTCACCGGTCGGCGTCGCGACGAGCGCAGGACGGGCGCACACGTGTTCGACGGCCGTAGCGGTCATCGGGGTCGGCACGATCGGCGCTACGGTGCTTCGACGACGACCACGGGAGAGACGATGACCCAGACCGGCGGGAACACGGTCGCACCACGCGATCTCGGCACGGGGTTGTGGGTCGGCAGCACCGATGCGCGGGTGGTCCGGGCGGCCGCCGGTGGCGGGTTCGACTGGGCGTGCGTCGACGAGCAGCACGGGGGCGCCGCCGGTGGGCGGGAGAACACGGACCTGATCGCCGCCGTGCGCGCGGCGGGCGTCCCGGCCTTCGTCCGCGTCGCCTGGAACCGGCCCGAGCTCATCGGCAGGGCCCTCGACAGCGGCGCCGACGGGGTCGTCGTCCCGATGGTCGACAGCGTCGAGCAGGCGCGGGCGGCCGCCGCGGCGACGCGGTTCGCGCCGCGGGGCACCCGCAGCTTCGGGCCGATCCGGTCCGTCGACGGGGTGGCGACCCCGGTGCCGGAACAGGCGAACGCGGACGTCCTGTGCCTGGTGATGGTCGAAACGGTCCGCGGCCTCGACGCGGTCGACGACATCGCGGCCGTGGACGGCGTGGACGGCGTCTTCATCGGCCCGTTCGACCTGTCGCTGGCCCTGGGCCTGGACGTGGCCGGGTTGCTGGCGGACGACGGCGAGGACGGCCCCCTCCGACGGGTGGTCCGCGCCTGCCGTGCCCGCGGTCTCGTGGCGGGCGCGTACGCGGGATCACCGGAACGCGTCGCCCGGCTCCGGGCGGCGGGCTTCACCATGATCGCCGCGGTCGACGACCTGGCGATGATCGCGCGGAGCGCGGGCGAAGCCGCCGCCGCGGCGAAGGCGCGCTGACCACCGAGGTGCGCGGCCTGTCCCGGTCATCGGCGGCCGGTGGCGAGGATGACGAGGAACTGGCCGCCGCCCGCCTCGACGTCGGCGGTCACCGGCAGCCCCGGCACCAGTCGGGAGAACCGGTCCACGAGCCACTCCGCCGCTTCCCGGGCGTCCCGCTCGGTCGGGCAGCGGGCCACCATCTCGCGGCCCCCCTTGCGCTCCAGCCTCCCGGCGACGGTGATCAGCGGCGCGGGCTCGGCCACGTGCAGGCGGTCCGGCCAGGCGATGACCACCTTGACCGCGCCCTTGCGGGTGTTGCACCCGCGGTGCGCGAGCCGCTCGGCGACCTTGGCCTTCCGGTCGGCGGTCCGGCTGTCGACGCTGGGCCCCCGCGGGTCGTTCACCGACATGTCGGGGTCGACCGGTTCGTCGCACACCCAGCACCGCCAGCCGTCGCGCTCGGCCACGTCATCGAGGAGGCTCATCCGGGCAAACTAGCCTGCCCGCCGTCGCCCCGCGCACGCGCCCGGACGAGCACCGCGGGAGGGGCGTGCCCCGGCCGGCACGGGTGCGCGTCGACACCGGTGGACGGCGACCGCCCCCGCGTCGAAGATCGTCGGCATGACCAGCAGTCCCCGTCGACGCGCCGGTCCGGTGCCCCTGCTGTCCGCCGGTCACGCGTGCGTGGACGTCTACCAGGGCTCGATCGCCGCGCTGGTGCCGTTCTTCGTGGCCGAACGGGCCTACCCGTACGCGGCGGCGGCGGGTCTGGTGCTGGCCGCGTCACTGCTGTCCTCCGTGGCGCAACCGCTCTTCGGCGTGCTCACCGACCGCTGGGCGATGCCCTGGCTGCTGCCGGTGAGCACCCTGGCGGGAGGTGTCGGCGTGGCGCTGTGCGGCCTCACCGACCAGTACGCGCCCACCCTGGTGGTCGTGGCCTTCTCGGGCCTCGGGGTGGCCGCCTACCACCCCGAGGCGGCCCGCGTCGCCCGGATCGCCGGCCGGGGCAGCCACACGTCGATGGGCTGGTTCAGCCTCGGGGGCAACCTCGGGTTCGCCACCTCGCCGCTGCTGGTCTCCGCGGTGGTCGCCACGGGCGGTCTCGCCGCGTCACCGCTGCTGGTCCTGCCCGCCGTCGCCGGGGCGCTCCTCTCGACCGCCGCCCTGCGGTCGATGAAGCGGCGGACGCCACCGGGCGCGGGTGCGTCCCGGGTCTCCCCGGGACGTGACGACTGGGCGTCGTTCGCGCGGCTGTCCGGCGCGATCGCGTGCCGATCCGTGGTCTTCGTCGGCCTGGGCACGTTCCTCGCCCTCTACGCCCCCGAGCGGGTCGGCGGCGGCGCCGCCGTCGGTGCCGCCGCCCTGTTCGTCCTGTACCTGGGCGGAGCGGTCGGCACCGTCGCGGGCGGCAGGCTGGCCACCCGGTTCGGCCGGCTCCGCGTCGTGCGCTGGTCCTACGCCCTGACCGCGCCGGCCGTCGCCGGGATCGTGTTCGTCCCCGGGCCGGCGCTCTTCGTGTTCGCGGCCGCCACCTCGATCGGTCTCTCCGTGCCGTTCTCGCTGCACATCACCCTCGGCCAGGACTACCTGCCGCGTCGCCCCGGCACGGCGAGCGGGGTGACCCTCGGCCTCGCGGTGAGCGTCGGCGGTGTCGCCGGTCCGCTGATCGGTGCCCTCGCCGACAGCACCTCCCTGCACACCGCCCTGACCCCGCTGATCGCGCTGCCCGGCCTGGGCCGGCTCGTCCTCCGCCCGCTGCGCGAACCCGCCCGGCCGGAGGACCGGGCCGGGCCGGTCGAGGGCTGATCAGCCGGTGTGCGTGCCGGGGGTCGGCAGGGTGACCGGGCCGGTTCGCGCCTCCCGCCGACAGCGGTCGTTGGGCACCGGTCGACAGGGACCAACGACCGCTGCCCGGAGAGCCTCGGCTGCCTAGCTTCGGAGGTGGGGCGACGAGGCCGCCGCCGTGCGGCCACCGGAGGCGCCCCGACACCGGATGCGGAGAGGACGCTGTGATGACTACCCCGATCGTGGTCGGAGTGGACGGCTCGGAGTCGGCGGTGACCGCCGCCGGGTGGGCCGCCGAGGAAGCCGCCCGCCACCGCCTGCCGCTCAAGCTCGTCCACGCCTACCTGCTGCCCACCCTCGGCTACCCGGACATCGTGCTGACCGCCCACGAGGTGCACCAGGCCCTCCGGGAACAGGGGCAGCAGTGGCTCGACCAGGCGGCGGCCGCCGCCCGTGCCGCCGCGCCCGGCGTGGAGGTGGAGACCTCCGTCGTGATCGACCGGCCCGCCGCCGCGCTGATCGCCGAGTCCCGCGGTGCCCGACTCGTGGTCCTGGGCTCCAGGGGACTGGGCGGTTTCACCGGGTTGCTCGCCGGTTCGGTGTCGGTGGCGGTCTCCGCGCACGCCGGCTGCCCGGTGGCCGTCATCCGCGGTCCGGTGCCGACGAGCGGTCCGGTGGTCGTCGGCGTGGACGGGTCCCCCGTCGGCGAGGGCGCGGTGGCCTTCGCGTTCGAGGAGGCGTCCTCGCGGGGCGTGCCGCTGACGGCGGTCATCGCGTGGAAGGACTTCCTGGTGGACAGCGTCTACGGCTCGCGGGTCACCGTCGACTGGGCGTATGTGGAGGACGAGCAGCGGCGGCTGCTGGCGGAGCGGCTGGCCGGGTGGCAGGAGAAGTACCCCGACGTGGCGGTCCAGCGGGTCGTCGTGCGGGAACGCCCGGCACGCGCCCTGGTCGACATCGCCCGCGACGCCCAGCTGCTCGTCGTCGGCACCCACGGCCTGGGCGGCTTCGCCGGCATGCTGCTGGGCTCGACCAGCCAGGCGCTGATCCACCACGCGCCGTGCCCCCTGGCCGTCGTCCGCCCGAAGCGGTGAGCCGGTGCCGGGGCGGCCGGACGACGGCCGCCCCGCTCCGGGCCTCCTCACCGGTTGTCGGTGTCCGCCCCGGCCTCGCCGACCGCGGCGCGACCCGCTTCGAGGCGGGCGACGGGCACCCGGAACGGCGAGCAGGACACGTAGTCGAGACCGACCTCGTGGAAGAACCGGATCGACGCCGGGTCGCCGCCGTGCTCGCCGCACACGCCCAGCGCGAGGTCCGGGCGGGCGGCGCGGCCCTCCCGCACCGCGATCCCGATCAGCCGGCCGACGCCCTCGCGGTCGATCGTCTCGAACGGGGACACCTCGAACACCCCCTCGTCCAGGTACACCGGGAAGAACGAGCCCTCGACGTCGTCGCGGGAGAAGCCCCACACCGTCTGCGTCAGGTCGTTGGTGCCGAAGGAGAAGAACTCGGCGGTCCGGGCGATGCGGCCCGCGGTGACCGCCGCGCGCGGCAGCTCGATCATCGTGCCGATCCGGTACGGGACGTCCACACCGGACTCCCGGACCACGTCGGCGGCCGTCCGCCGGGCCCGGGCCGCGACCACCTCCAACTCGCGCGCGTCACCGACCAGGGGGATCATGATCTCCACGTGCGGTGTCCCGCCCGCCCGCACGCGCGCCGCCGCGGCTTCCACGATCGCGCGGACCTGGAGGTCGTACAGCTCCGGGATGAGCAGCCCGAGCCGCACGCCGCGCGTGCCGAGCATCGGGTTCTGTTCGTGCAGCCGGTCGACCGCGCGCAGCAGGTCCTCCGGCGCGCCGGTCTCGCCGAGCGCCTTCGCGACCGCGACCCGCGCGGTGAGCTCGACGCGGTCGGGCAGGAACTCGTGCAGCGGCGGGTCGAGCAGCCTGATGGTGACCGGCAGGCCGTCCATCTCCTCGAAGATGCGCGTGAAGTCGGCGCGCTGCAACGGCAGCAGCGCGGCGAGCGCCTCGGCGCGGGCGGCGTCGCCGGAGGCCAGGACCAGCCGCTCGACGAGCACCCGGCGTTCGCCGAGGAACATGTGCTCGGTGCGGCACAGCCCGATCCCGGTGGCGCCGAGCCCGCGGGCACGACCGGCGTCCTCGGGGGTGTCGGCGTTGGCCCGCACCTCCAGCCGGTGCCGGCGGTCGGCGTGGGTGATGATCCGGTCCACCGCCCGCAGCAGGTCGTCGCCCTCGGCGGGGCGGCGGCCCTCGAAGTAGTCGGCGACCGGGGAGGGGACCACGGGCAGTTCGCCGAGGTACACCGCGCCGGCCGTGCCGTCGACCGAGATCACGTCGCCTTCCGAGACCACCGTGCCGTCGGCGGTGGTGAAGCGGCGCGCCTCGACGTCGATGGTCAGCGACTCCGCACCGCACACGCAGGTCCGGCCGAGCCCGCGGGCGACGACCGCGGCGTGCGAGGTCTTGCCGCCGCGGCTGGTGAGCACCCCCCGGGCGTGGATCAGCCCGTCGAGGTCGTCGGGGTTGGTCTCCCGGCGCACCAGGACCACCGCCGCGCCCGCCTCCGCCCGGCGGACCGCGGTCGCGGAGTCGAACACCGCCTCGCCGACCGCGGCGCCCGGCGACGCGGCGACGCCGGTGGCGAGCGGCGTCCGCCCGGTGTCGCCGAAGCGCGGGAACATCAGCTGGGCCAGCTGCGCTTCGGTCACCCGCCGCAACGCCTCGTCGGCGTCGATCACGCCCTCCTCGCGCAGCGCGTCGGCGATGCGGAACGCGGCGGCCGCGGTGCGCTTGCCGACGCGGGTCTGCAGCATCCACAGCCTGCGGCGCTCGATGGTGAACTCGATGTCGCACAGGTCGCGGTAGTGCCCCTCCAGGGTCGCCATGACCTCCATCAGCTGCTCGTGCGCCCGGGGTTGCAGGTCGGCGAGGCGGTGCAGCGGCAGGGTGTTGCGGATGCCGGCGACGACGTCCTCGCCCTGGGCGTTGGGCAGGTAGTCGCCGTAGACGCCGGGCGCGCCCGTCGCCGGGTCGCGCGTGAACGCCACACCGGTCCCCGAGTCGTCGCCCAGGTTGCCGAACACCATCGCGCACACGTTGACCGCCGTGCCGAGGTCCTCCGGGATGTGCTCCGCGTGCCGGTAGACGCGCGCCCGCTCGGTGCGCCACGACTCGAAGACCGACGCGATCGCCATGTCCAGCTGCTCGCGCGGGTCCTGCGGGAACTCGCGACCGGCGTGCCCGCGCACGACGTCCTTGAACGTCGCGGTCAGCTCCCGCAGGTCGGCGGCGTCGAGGTCGAGGTCGCCGGTGACGCCCTTGGCCCGCTTGGCCTCCCGCAGCGCACCCGCGAAGTGCTCCGCGTCGACGCCCAGCACGGTCGTGCCGAACATCTGCACCAACCGGCGGTAGGAGTCCCACGCGAGCCGCTCGTCCCCCGACCACGCGGCCAGTCCGGCCACCGAGTCGTCGGTCAACCCGATGTCGAGGACCGTGTCCATCATGCCGGGCATCGAGAACCGCGCGCCGGAGCGGACCGCGACGAGCAGCGGCTCGTCGACCTGCCCGAGCTTGCGGCCCATCGCCCGCTCCAGCGCGTGCAGGTGCTCGCCCACCTCTTCGGCGAGCCCTTCCGGCGCAGTCCCCGTGGCCAGGTAGGCCCGGCAGGCCTCGGTGGTGATCGTGAACCCGGGCGGCACGGGCAACCCCATCACGGTCATCTCGGCGAGGTTGGCGCCCTTGCCGCCGAGCAGGTCCGCCATGGAACGGTTGCCCTCGGCGAAGTCGTACACGAACTTCGGCATCGTCATCACTCCTCGTTCGACACCTGTCGGGCAGGACGGCCGGAACCGACGAGGTGCGCTCGGCGGGTCCCCGGGGCGGCTCCTCCGCCGGCGGGTCCGGGTGCACGGTGACGGTGTGTCCGGTCGGTCATCGGGTCCTCGCTCCCACACCTCCACGGTGCGCCCGGGGCGCGGGCCGCTCCAGTGCCGCCGGTCCTCCGACAGGAGGTCGGAAGTCCCGGTGGGCACTCCGTCGGGCGGGCCGACGACCGGGCCGGGTCGGCGGTGGTCAGTCGGCGGGGTGGTGGGTGATGTCGGCGTTGGTGAGGTCGAGCTGCGCGTAGGTGAAGGGGCCGTCGGGGAGGTGCCAGGTGGCGTGGGCGCGGCGGGGGCGCATGCGGTCGTCGACGAGGACCCAGCCGTCGGTGGTGGTGGACCAGGGGGTCCTGGTGGGGCCGTCGGGACGGTCGGCCCAGCGGTCGTCGGTGGTGACGAGGCGGGGTGCGCCGCGGTGGTCGGTGGTGGTGCGGGCGGTGACGCGCAGGTGGCGGTCGGTGAGGGTGGTGTCGAAGGTGCGGTCGTCGACGGCGGTCCAGGTGACCGGCAGGTCGAGCAGGGTGGAGGGGGCGAGCAGGAGCGCCTCGGCGAGGTGGGTGACCAGTTCGGCGGCGTCGATCTCGGGGCCGGTGGCGTGGGCGAGGGTGAAGGTGCCGAGGGCGGTGGCGTGCAGGCGGCCGTGCCCGTGGTGGTAGGTGTCGGTGGCGTGGACGGGCAGCACGTGGGCGAGGTTGAGGTGGAGGTGGTAGTCGCGGGTGATGTGGGGGGTGGTGGTGTTGTGCTGGTGGACGCGGCAGGCGGTCCAGTGGTCGGTGGGCTTGCGGCGGAACCAGCCGTGGGCGTGCAGTTCGAACCCGGTGTCGCGGGGGCGGTCGAGGACGCCGGTGAAGCGCAGGTAGCGCTGGGCGGCTTCGGGCAGGTGGGCGATGTCGCGCTCGGTGACGACGGTGGCCGTGCGGGTCATGGTCGGGGACCTCCTGGTCGGTCTGCGGGTCGTGCGGGCGGGGACGGGGTGTCACTGCCCGCCGAGACTTCCGGCCCTGCGGTCACCGGGAGTCGACTGCGGATCGGCCGTCCCGGGGCGGGTGGTGTGCCGTGCCTCCGCGGGGACGCGGTGGGCGACGAGCACGGGGCAGCGGGCGTGGTAGAGGGCGGCGCGGGCGGTGGGGCCGCGGTCGGCCAGCACGAGCAGGTCGGTGTCGGCGTAGCGGGTCACCGCCTCGTGCGGGTGCATCCGGGCCAGCACGGAGGTGTGCCGCACGCCGCGCAGCACGCGGTCGGCGTGGCGCACGGGCACGTCGGGGCGGTCGGCGCGCACGGCCAGCGGGGGGACGGCGTGCAGCACGCGCAGGTCGGCGCCGCGGCGTCCGGCGAGGTCGGCGGCGCGGGTGAGGGTCAGGTCGTCGAGCGCGCCTCCGGTGACCAGGGCGGTGACGCGGTGGTGCCGGCCGTCGAGCGCCTCGGGCGTGCCGCGGACCACGACGACGTCGCACGCGGCGTGCCGGGCCAACGGGACGACCAGGCGGTTCAGGCCCAGCGGGGTTCCGTCGACGCCGCGGTGCCCCACCACGAGGACCTCGGCCCGGGTGCTGACCAGCATCAGGTCGTGGACCGCGTCGCGGGTGGGGCGGTGCCTCTCCAGCGGTGCGCCCAGCAGGGCGGCGTGCGCGGTCGCCCAGCGCACCGCCTCCGCGCACCGGGGCGAACCGTCGTCGAGGACGACGACCGGGGGAGGGGCGGTGTTCGCGTCGAGTGCCATGCCTCCACGGTCGTCCGCGGGAGCGGTGGGGGGCAGGGGCGTGGGTGCCGTCCGGGGCAGGACCAAGGTCCCTGCCCGCCCGGGACCGGGACGCGAGGACCGGGACGCAGGGGCCGGGGAGCGGGGTGCCGGGGGCGCGGGGGCACGAGCACCCCGCCGTGGGCCCGGTGGGCGTCGCCGGGCCGCGACGCGGCCGTAGGGCCCGGGTCGGTGGTGACCAACGACCGCGTTCCGCGGCGTCGTCCCCCGGCTAGCGTCGGACGAAGGGGGAGGAGGGACGCCGTGGGCACTCGCGACATCACGTCCGGCCCGGTCGGCGTCGCCCCCTCCGCCGTGGCGGTGCCGGGCGTGGTGCACGTGCGGACGACAACGGAACCGGAAGGGGAATCCCGATGAGCGAACCGATCGTGGTCGGCGTGGACGGATCGTCCTCGGCACTGGCCGCCGCGCGGTGGGCGGCCACCGAGGCGGCGCGGCACCACGTGCCGGTCAAGCTGGTGCACGCCTACCAACTGCCGGTGCGCGGCTATCCCGAGATCGTGCTGACCGGGCACGACGTGCGGCAGGCGTTCGAGGACACGGGACGGGAACGGCTCGCCGAGGCCGAAGGGGTCGTCCGGCAGGCCGTCCCCGGGGTCGAGGTCGAGACCTCCCTC
This region of Saccharothrix longispora genomic DNA includes:
- a CDS encoding HpcH/HpaI aldolase family protein, with the protein product MTQTGGNTVAPRDLGTGLWVGSTDARVVRAAAGGGFDWACVDEQHGGAAGGRENTDLIAAVRAAGVPAFVRVAWNRPELIGRALDSGADGVVVPMVDSVEQARAAAAATRFAPRGTRSFGPIRSVDGVATPVPEQANADVLCLVMVETVRGLDAVDDIAAVDGVDGVFIGPFDLSLALGLDVAGLLADDGEDGPLRRVVRACRARGLVAGAYAGSPERVARLRAAGFTMIAAVDDLAMIARSAGEAAAAAKAR
- a CDS encoding DUF6544 family protein; protein product: MTRTATVVTERDIAHLPEAAQRYLRFTGVLDRPRDTGFELHAHGWFRRKPTDHWTACRVHQHNTTTPHITRDYHLHLNLAHVLPVHATDTYHHGHGRLHATALGTFTLAHATGPEIDAAELVTHLAEALLLAPSTLLDLPVTWTAVDDRTFDTTLTDRHLRVTARTTTDHRGAPRLVTTDDRWADRPDGPTRTPWSTTTDGWVLVDDRMRPRRAHATWHLPDGPFTYAQLDLTNADITHHPAD
- a CDS encoding MFS transporter; translated protein: MTSSPRRRAGPVPLLSAGHACVDVYQGSIAALVPFFVAERAYPYAAAAGLVLAASLLSSVAQPLFGVLTDRWAMPWLLPVSTLAGGVGVALCGLTDQYAPTLVVVAFSGLGVAAYHPEAARVARIAGRGSHTSMGWFSLGGNLGFATSPLLVSAVVATGGLAASPLLVLPAVAGALLSTAALRSMKRRTPPGAGASRVSPGRDDWASFARLSGAIACRSVVFVGLGTFLALYAPERVGGGAAVGAAALFVLYLGGAVGTVAGGRLATRFGRLRVVRWSYALTAPAVAGIVFVPGPALFVFAAATSIGLSVPFSLHITLGQDYLPRRPGTASGVTLGLAVSVGGVAGPLIGALADSTSLHTALTPLIALPGLGRLVLRPLREPARPEDRAGPVEG
- a CDS encoding transposase — protein: MSEDLVELLVPYRLWELVRPKLPEWRQRRQGGGTKPKDDRASLAAVIFVLISDCPWRELPPAFGVSRATAHRRFAAWTAAGVWDALEDLEVPEDGWDLECEWLHKVRRAARRRLGVVVDVEWAVERFGSTCHCTVG
- a CDS encoding universal stress protein, whose product is MALDANTAPPPVVVLDDGSPRCAEAVRWATAHAALLGAPLERHRPTRDAVHDLMLVSTRAEVLVVGHRGVDGTPLGLNRLVVPLARHAACDVVVVRGTPEALDGRHHRVTALVTGGALDDLTLTRAADLAGRRGADLRVLHAVPPLAVRADRPDVPVRHADRVLRGVRHTSVLARMHPHEAVTRYADTDLLVLADRGPTARAALYHARCPVLVAHRVPAEARHTTRPGTADPQSTPGDRRAGSLGGQ
- the ppdK gene encoding pyruvate, phosphate dikinase codes for the protein MPKFVYDFAEGNRSMADLLGGKGANLAEMTVMGLPVPPGFTITTEACRAYLATGTAPEGLAEEVGEHLHALERAMGRKLGQVDEPLLVAVRSGARFSMPGMMDTVLDIGLTDDSVAGLAAWSGDERLAWDSYRRLVQMFGTTVLGVDAEHFAGALREAKRAKGVTGDLDLDAADLRELTATFKDVVRGHAGREFPQDPREQLDMAIASVFESWRTERARVYRHAEHIPEDLGTAVNVCAMVFGNLGDDSGTGVAFTRDPATGAPGVYGDYLPNAQGEDVVAGIRNTLPLHRLADLQPRAHEQLMEVMATLEGHYRDLCDIEFTIERRRLWMLQTRVGKRTAAAAFRIADALREEGVIDADEALRRVTEAQLAQLMFPRFGDTGRTPLATGVAASPGAAVGEAVFDSATAVRRAEAGAAVVLVRRETNPDDLDGLIHARGVLTSRGGKTSHAAVVARGLGRTCVCGAESLTIDVEARRFTTADGTVVSEGDVISVDGTAGAVYLGELPVVPSPVADYFEGRRPAEGDDLLRAVDRIITHADRRHRLEVRANADTPEDAGRARGLGATGIGLCRTEHMFLGERRVLVERLVLASGDAARAEALAALLPLQRADFTRIFEEMDGLPVTIRLLDPPLHEFLPDRVELTARVAVAKALGETGAPEDLLRAVDRLHEQNPMLGTRGVRLGLLIPELYDLQVRAIVEAAAARVRAGGTPHVEIMIPLVGDARELEVVAARARRTAADVVRESGVDVPYRIGTMIELPRAAVTAGRIARTAEFFSFGTNDLTQTVWGFSRDDVEGSFFPVYLDEGVFEVSPFETIDREGVGRLIGIAVREGRAARPDLALGVCGEHGGDPASIRFFHEVGLDYVSCSPFRVPVARLEAGRAAVGEAGADTDNR
- a CDS encoding universal stress protein; its protein translation is MTTPIVVGVDGSESAVTAAGWAAEEAARHRLPLKLVHAYLLPTLGYPDIVLTAHEVHQALREQGQQWLDQAAAAARAAAPGVEVETSVVIDRPAAALIAESRGARLVVLGSRGLGGFTGLLAGSVSVAVSAHAGCPVAVIRGPVPTSGPVVVGVDGSPVGEGAVAFAFEEASSRGVPLTAVIAWKDFLVDSVYGSRVTVDWAYVEDEQRRLLAERLAGWQEKYPDVAVQRVVVRERPARALVDIARDAQLLVVGTHGLGGFAGMLLGSTSQALIHHAPCPLAVVRPKR